Proteins found in one Flavobacterium channae genomic segment:
- the tpx gene encoding thiol peroxidase, producing MASITLGGNPINTSGDLPSVGSKAADFNLVKTDLGSATLSDFSGSRVVLNIFPSIDTGTCAASVRKFNEKASSLANTKVLCISRDLPFAQKRFCGAEGLENVINLSDFRTGSFGKNYGLEITDGPLAGLHSRVVIVLDENGTILHTEQVKEIADEPNYEAALAVL from the coding sequence ATGGCATCAATAACATTAGGAGGTAATCCAATTAACACAAGTGGCGATTTGCCATCAGTAGGTTCTAAAGCTGCTGATTTCAATTTAGTAAAAACAGATTTAGGTTCAGCAACTTTAAGCGACTTTTCTGGTTCAAGAGTAGTTTTAAACATTTTTCCAAGTATTGATACTGGAACATGTGCTGCGTCGGTAAGAAAATTTAATGAAAAAGCAAGTTCATTAGCAAATACTAAAGTATTATGTATTTCAAGAGATTTGCCTTTTGCTCAAAAACGTTTTTGTGGTGCAGAAGGCTTAGAAAATGTAATTAACCTTTCAGATTTCAGAACTGGTAGTTTTGGAAAAAATTACGGTTTAGAAATTACTGACGGTCCTTTAGCTGGTTTACATTCTCGTGTAGTAATCGTTTTAGATGAAAACGGGACTATTTTACACACTGAGCAAGTAAAAGAAATTGCTGACGAGCCAAACTATGAGGCTGCTTTAGCAGTATTATAA
- a CDS encoding fasciclin domain-containing protein, producing the protein MKTNQFFATAVVAFGLFFGASTFAQTKEKTVEVGGAPMYPSKNIVENAVNSKDHTTLVAAVKAAGLVEVLMSDGPFTVFAPTNAAFAKLPAGTVEALLKPENKELLQTILKYHVAAGKWSSKDIVAAIKKGNGKYSFKTVSGGTLTAWMKGNDVYITDENGNSAKVTIADVNQKNGVIHVIDAVVTPKS; encoded by the coding sequence ATGAAAACGAACCAATTTTTTGCTACTGCAGTTGTAGCTTTCGGATTATTTTTTGGAGCATCGACATTTGCTCAAACAAAAGAAAAAACAGTTGAAGTAGGTGGAGCTCCTATGTATCCTAGTAAGAATATCGTTGAAAATGCGGTCAATTCTAAAGATCATACAACTTTAGTTGCAGCCGTTAAAGCAGCAGGTCTAGTTGAAGTACTAATGTCAGACGGACCATTCACCGTTTTTGCCCCAACAAATGCTGCGTTTGCTAAACTACCTGCTGGAACGGTTGAAGCATTATTAAAACCAGAGAATAAAGAGTTGTTACAAACAATACTAAAATACCATGTGGCTGCTGGGAAGTGGAGTTCTAAAGATATTGTGGCAGCAATAAAAAAAGGTAATGGCAAATATTCATTTAAAACGGTAAGCGGTGGCACTTTAACTGCTTGGATGAAAGGAAATGATGTTTACATTACAGACGAAAATGGAAATAGTGCTAAAGTTACTATTGCTGATGTGAATCAAAAAAATGGAGTTATACACGTAATTGATGCTGTTGTAACACCAAAATCATAA
- a CDS encoding alpha/beta hydrolase: MNLHYLIREPKVILEKNPLLLLLHGYGSNEEDLFSFANELPQDHYVISVRAPYDLQPYGHAWYAIHFDADENKFSDNVQAKQSVEIIASFIDEIVKQYPIDTKNVTLIGFSQGAILSYATALTYPEKVTKVVALSGYFNQEIMPKEIDKIAISHLKFFVSHGSVDQVIPVDWARKAKPALENLGLDVVYNEYPVGHGVAPQNFFDFKNWLLK, from the coding sequence TACATTATCTTATAAGAGAACCAAAAGTTATATTAGAAAAAAATCCATTATTATTGCTTTTACACGGTTATGGAAGTAATGAAGAAGACTTGTTCTCTTTTGCAAATGAATTACCACAAGATCATTATGTAATTTCGGTAAGAGCACCTTACGATTTACAACCTTACGGTCATGCTTGGTATGCAATTCATTTTGATGCAGATGAAAACAAATTTTCAGATAACGTTCAAGCAAAACAATCGGTTGAAATTATTGCAAGTTTCATTGACGAAATTGTAAAACAATATCCAATTGATACTAAAAATGTAACTTTAATTGGTTTTAGTCAAGGTGCTATTTTAAGTTATGCTACTGCCCTAACCTATCCTGAAAAAGTTACCAAAGTAGTAGCGTTAAGTGGTTATTTCAATCAAGAAATAATGCCAAAAGAAATTGATAAAATTGCTATTTCGCATTTAAAATTCTTTGTTTCTCATGGATCAGTAGATCAAGTAATTCCAGTTGATTGGGCACGAAAAGCAAAACCAGCATTAGAAAATTTAGGATTAGATGTAGTGTATAATGAATATCCTGTTGGACATGGTGTTGCACCACAAAACTTCTTTGATTTTAAAAATTGGTTATTAAAATAA